A section of the candidate division TA06 bacterium genome encodes:
- a CDS encoding LL-diaminopimelate aminotransferase codes for MNFEFAKRLDKIPPYLFAGLNRKKSELKSKGVDIIDFGVGDPDLPTPPHIIKALVDQASNPENHRYPSYEGLPSFRQAVAKWYGSRFGVKLSPEDQIACLMGAKDGLAHAAWALFGPGDKVLCPDPAYPVYAVQTMLAGAEPVYFPLLAENSFLPDIDKLPVKGIKAIFLCYPNNPTAAVADLKFYQRLVEWALKHNIMILNDGIYSEIVFDGLVPPSILQVPGAEEVALEFHSLSKSYNMTGWRVGMAVGNQKILQAVMQIKTNSDSGVFQAVQYAAIAALEGSQDCIKDNCRVYQERRDVLAAGLRKLGLEFQLPQATFYLWLKTPKKYDSLQFTDLLLEKAGVMVVPGVGFGKNGEGFVRTALTIPKERMAEAVERIEKVL; via the coding sequence ATGAATTTTGAATTCGCCAAACGGCTGGACAAAATTCCGCCCTATCTTTTTGCCGGCTTGAACCGGAAGAAATCGGAGCTCAAGTCCAAAGGTGTTGATATCATAGATTTTGGGGTGGGAGATCCCGATCTGCCTACGCCTCCCCATATCATCAAGGCTCTGGTGGATCAAGCCTCTAATCCCGAAAACCACCGCTATCCGTCTTACGAGGGCCTGCCGTCTTTCCGCCAGGCCGTAGCCAAGTGGTACGGCAGCCGGTTCGGCGTCAAATTGTCCCCCGAAGACCAAATCGCCTGCCTGATGGGTGCCAAGGACGGCCTGGCCCATGCGGCCTGGGCCCTGTTCGGGCCGGGCGACAAGGTTCTGTGCCCCGATCCGGCCTATCCGGTCTATGCCGTCCAGACCATGCTGGCCGGAGCCGAGCCGGTGTACTTCCCGCTGCTGGCCGAGAACTCGTTCCTGCCGGACATAGATAAACTCCCGGTCAAGGGCATCAAGGCCATATTCCTGTGCTATCCCAATAATCCCACCGCAGCCGTGGCCGACCTGAAATTCTACCAGAGACTGGTGGAATGGGCTTTAAAACACAATATCATGATCCTGAACGACGGCATCTATTCCGAGATCGTTTTCGACGGACTGGTGCCGCCCAGCATCCTGCAGGTCCCGGGGGCCGAGGAGGTGGCGCTGGAGTTCCACTCCCTTTCCAAGAGCTACAACATGACCGGCTGGAGGGTGGGGATGGCGGTGGGGAATCAGAAGATACTGCAGGCCGTGATGCAGATCAAGACCAACTCCGATTCCGGTGTTTTTCAGGCGGTGCAGTATGCCGCCATCGCAGCGCTGGAGGGTTCGCAGGACTGCATCAAGGATAACTGCCGGGTCTATCAGGAACGGCGGGACGTACTGGCCGCCGGGCTAAGAAAGCTGGGACTGGAGTTCCAACTGCCCCAGGCCACGTTCTACCTGTGGCTGAAGACGCCTAAGAAATACGATTCCCTGCAGTTCACGGATCTTCTGCTGGAAAAAGCAGGGGTAATGGTGGTCCCGGGGGTGGGGTTCGGGAAGAACGGAGAGGGATTTGTGCGCACGGCGCTGACCATACCCAAGGAACGGATGGCGGAGGCGGTGGAACGGATCGAAAAAGTTCTTTAA
- a CDS encoding four helix bundle protein: MSFPKDDLSERLLNFAAAIIKLMGLLAKTVAGFHISKQLMRSSTSAGANYEECCGAESKNDFIHKMQIVLKELKESLYWLRLVRKSQLLPDSQTEYLLNEATELVKIIAKSVTTAKHGRVV; encoded by the coding sequence ATGAGTTTTCCAAAAGATGATTTGTCAGAACGTTTGTTGAATTTTGCCGCTGCAATAATCAAATTAATGGGGCTATTGGCAAAGACAGTAGCTGGGTTTCATATCTCAAAGCAGTTGATGAGGTCTTCAACCTCGGCTGGCGCGAATTATGAGGAATGCTGCGGGGCAGAAAGCAAGAATGATTTCATCCATAAAATGCAGATCGTGCTGAAGGAATTGAAAGAATCTTTATACTGGCTGCGTCTTGTCCGCAAGTCCCAATTGTTGCCCGACTCACAAACAGAATACTTACTCAATGAAGCAACCGAACTGGTTAAAATAATTGCCAAATCAGTTACAACTGCAAAACACGGCAGGGTAGTTTAG
- the umuD gene encoding translesion error-prone DNA polymerase V autoproteolytic subunit: MHTRVTGIYRPGKKGRVMLPVYSSRIPAGFPSPADDFVEKKLDLNEYLIKNPAATFIVKVSGNSMTGAGIHSGDHLLVDRSLEPGDRKIVVAALDGELTVKRLRQRNGKMYLASENPDYPEVKLDDLADLKIWGVVTFVIHKV; this comes from the coding sequence ATGCATACCAGGGTCACCGGGATCTACCGGCCGGGGAAAAAGGGCCGGGTGATGCTGCCGGTCTACAGTTCCCGGATCCCGGCCGGTTTCCCCTCGCCGGCCGACGATTTTGTGGAGAAGAAATTGGACCTGAACGAGTACCTGATCAAGAACCCGGCCGCCACCTTCATCGTCAAGGTCTCGGGCAATTCCATGACCGGGGCGGGCATCCATTCCGGCGACCATCTGCTGGTGGACCGTTCGCTGGAGCCGGGCGACAGGAAGATCGTGGTGGCGGCCCTGGACGGCGAGCTGACGGTGAAAAGGCTCCGTCAAAGGAACGGAAAGATGTACCTGGCCTCGGAGAACCCGGATTATCCGGAGGTGAAGCTGGACGACCTGGCCGACCTGAAGATCTGGGGGGTGGTCACTTTTGTCATCCATAAGGTGTAG
- a CDS encoding 4Fe-4S binding protein: MPGKLPKIDLDACIGCGACVGACPVSALDMDGDKAKLVKPEACTSCGACVDACPVSCIVLA; encoded by the coding sequence ATGCCCGGAAAACTTCCAAAAATTGATCTCGATGCCTGCATTGGCTGCGGAGCCTGCGTGGGCGCCTGCCCGGTAAGCGCTTTGGATATGGACGGCGACAAGGCCAAACTGGTGAAGCCCGAGGCCTGCACCAGTTGCGGAGCTTGCGTGGACGCCTGCCCGGTCTCCTGCATAGTCCTGGCCTGA
- a CDS encoding aspartate kinase, translating to MLIIIQKYGGSSVANAQRIKNVARRIVKTAKSGHQVVVVVSAMADTTDDLLTLAGQITAQPPRRELDMLLTAGERISMSLLSMAIHDLGGQAISFTGSQVGIITDSSHNRARILEIKADRLREALKAGKIAIVAGFQGVSLAREITTLGRGGSDTTAVALAVTLGARFCQIYSDVDGVYSADPRIVKKAVKLPGISFDEMEEMAAFGAQVLHVRAVELASKYGMSIDCRSSFSNHPGTIVGKGSKMERVTVKSIVHDKSLAMVTVKLPSVRSSAMPQLLTKMAEAGIQVKSFFHGQAQEGSLSLFFILDEADLAGAKAVIEKSIKTTGTAKCQVNRDIGAVSLVGSGVGGETAILSKMLKTMAGKKIHVQAMATSHTRISCFIQRRDLEKALLALHRAFIG from the coding sequence GTGTTGATAATTATTCAAAAGTACGGCGGCAGTTCCGTGGCCAATGCCCAGCGCATCAAGAACGTGGCCCGGCGGATCGTCAAGACCGCCAAAAGCGGGCACCAGGTTGTTGTCGTCGTCTCGGCCATGGCCGACACCACCGACGATCTGCTGACCCTGGCCGGGCAGATCACCGCCCAGCCGCCCCGCCGGGAGCTGGACATGCTGCTGACCGCCGGGGAGCGGATCTCCATGTCGCTCCTTTCCATGGCCATCCACGACCTGGGCGGGCAGGCCATTTCCTTCACCGGCTCCCAGGTGGGGATCATCACCGATTCCAGCCACAACCGGGCCCGGATCCTGGAGATCAAGGCCGACCGGCTGAGGGAAGCCCTAAAGGCCGGTAAGATAGCCATCGTGGCCGGTTTCCAGGGGGTCAGCCTGGCCAGGGAGATCACCACTTTGGGCCGGGGCGGCTCGGACACCACGGCGGTGGCCCTGGCGGTGACGCTGGGAGCCAGGTTCTGCCAGATATACAGCGACGTGGACGGGGTTTACAGCGCCGACCCCCGGATCGTTAAGAAGGCCGTAAAACTCCCGGGCATCTCGTTCGATGAAATGGAGGAGATGGCCGCCTTTGGTGCCCAGGTTTTGCACGTGCGGGCGGTGGAGCTGGCCTCAAAATACGGGATGTCCATAGACTGCCGCAGCAGTTTTTCCAACCATCCGGGAACAATAGTAGGCAAAGGAAGCAAAATGGAACGGGTAACAGTAAAGTCAATAGTCCACGATAAAAGCCTGGCCATGGTCACGGTCAAACTGCCGTCCGTCCGCAGCAGCGCCATGCCCCAGCTGTTGACCAAAATGGCCGAGGCCGGGATCCAGGTCAAATCCTTCTTTCACGGACAGGCCCAGGAAGGATCTTTAAGCCTGTTCTTCATCCTGGATGAAGCCGACCTGGCCGGCGCCAAAGCCGTGATAGAAAAAAGCATCAAAACAACCGGAACTGCCAAATGCCAGGTAAACCGGGACATCGGGGCGGTGTCTTTGGTGGGCAGCGGGGTGGGGGGCGAGACGGCCATCCTCTCCAAAATGCTGAAAACTATGGCCGGGAAGAAGATCCACGTCCAGGCCATGGCCACCAGCCACACCCGGATCAGCTGCTTCATCCAGCGCCGGGACCTGGAAAAAGCCCTACTGGCCCTGCACCGGGCTTTCATAGGATAA
- a CDS encoding YIP1 family protein, with the protein MNIWQKIIGIYYRPEEVFEQLKPKTSWWVPLIIVLAVSAAAVMISRPIVMPEILAEIAKNPDIPAENMAQIQQRIENPIFSLINVVIGLPLAWLAVGLVFWGVFSMLGGKSTFVKMFAATVWAWMVSIPGSLVKVPLMFVMETAKVHTSLALILPLEMEETFLFRLLSQVDIFAVWTLSVMAIGYSAFTGIKQKKSLWAVFITWAVWIVVLSFVKGMTKMAG; encoded by the coding sequence ATGAACATCTGGCAGAAGATCATCGGGATATATTACAGACCAGAGGAGGTTTTTGAACAGCTAAAACCCAAGACCAGCTGGTGGGTGCCGCTGATAATAGTGCTGGCGGTATCGGCCGCGGCGGTGATGATCTCCCGTCCCATTGTGATGCCGGAGATACTGGCCGAGATCGCCAAAAACCCGGACATTCCGGCGGAGAACATGGCCCAGATCCAGCAAAGGATTGAAAATCCGATCTTCAGCCTGATTAACGTGGTGATAGGCCTTCCTTTGGCCTGGCTGGCGGTGGGGCTGGTCTTTTGGGGCGTGTTTTCGATGCTGGGAGGCAAAAGCACTTTCGTTAAGATGTTCGCGGCCACGGTCTGGGCCTGGATGGTAAGCATCCCGGGCAGCCTGGTCAAAGTGCCGCTGATGTTCGTCATGGAAACAGCCAAAGTGCATACTTCGCTGGCCTTGATCCTGCCGCTGGAGATGGAGGAGACCTTCCTATTCCGGCTGTTATCCCAGGTGGACATATTTGCCGTCTGGACTTTGTCCGTGATGGCCATAGGGTATTCGGCATTCACCGGGATCAAACAAAAGAAGTCGCTTTGGGCCGTTTTTATCACCTGGGCGGTGTGGATCGTAGTATTAAGTTTCGTTAAGGGAATGACCAAGATGGCAGGATGA
- a CDS encoding tetratricopeptide repeat protein → MKKKLASIVLLTVMGFSFFGCQQGDPDPFFNNGVAYFQQGDTVKAVAEFDKAIKIKRNFAPGYYNLGICNFKPGTYNQANQYFFKAIKYDQSYVDAYYSLSMAYINMDSLPKAKDVLYLGLDRNPGTSMLYFNLGYIFLLRSETDSARWAFKKVTELDPHNSDAYFNLAYASNERKYEQEAIQALRRSVQIDSLNYKAHYLLGSKLSRKNNLTSEENREAAASLEIFIKSGQGANAQNQLAKEALAKVKRK, encoded by the coding sequence ATGAAAAAGAAGCTTGCATCAATTGTTCTTCTTACAGTTATGGGGTTCTCATTTTTCGGCTGCCAGCAGGGGGATCCCGATCCGTTCTTCAACAACGGAGTGGCTTATTTCCAGCAAGGCGATACGGTCAAAGCGGTGGCCGAATTCGACAAAGCTATCAAGATCAAACGCAATTTTGCTCCCGGTTATTACAATCTGGGAATATGTAATTTTAAACCCGGAACCTATAACCAAGCCAACCAGTATTTTTTCAAGGCTATCAAGTACGATCAGTCCTATGTGGATGCCTATTACAGCTTGAGCATGGCTTACATAAATATGGATTCCCTGCCCAAGGCCAAGGATGTTCTATATCTTGGCTTGGACCGCAATCCCGGCACTTCCATGCTGTATTTCAATTTGGGTTATATCTTTTTGTTGAGATCCGAGACTGATTCGGCCCGTTGGGCGTTTAAGAAAGTAACGGAACTGGATCCTCATAATTCGGATGCCTATTTCAATCTGGCCTACGCCTCCAATGAACGCAAGTATGAACAGGAAGCCATCCAGGCTCTGCGCCGATCCGTCCAGATAGACAGTCTTAATTATAAGGCGCATTACCTTTTAGGGTCAAAATTATCCCGAAAAAACAACCTTACGAGCGAAGAAAACAGGGAAGCAGCAGCATCATTGGAAATATTTATTAAAAGCGGCCAGGGTGCGAACGCTCAGAATCAACTTGCCAAAGAGGCTTTAGCCAAGGTCAAACGAAAATGA
- a CDS encoding Y-family DNA polymerase: MKQTFALVDCNSFYASCEKVFKPSLEGRPVIVLSNNDGCVIARTAEAKALGISGFEPVFKYQAIIEQHDVAVFSANFTLYGDLSSRVMATLRQFTPEMEIYSIDEAFLSLAGMSIDRGNYCRNIRNVVKQWTGIPVSIGIGPTKTLAKLANRFAKKDPALDGVLDLTDHPRLDSFLEKTGVKDIWGVGRKHSKLLNRYEIQNALQLRDANDNWIKKHMTVTGLRTVEELRGHPCIEGDEAPPPKQCIMTSRSFGRDIYSKEDLEQAAAEFTAMCAEKLRKQGSKASLLTVFIASNSFRDEPQYSNSVTLSLPEPTDYTPRLLELVRRGLKSIFKPGYSYKRAGVLLSGIGPGDTVQLDLLGSCRESPGEYRIMQAVDAVNARTGRGALKYAAAGIDRPWKMNQRKLSPRYTTNWPDVPVVLA; this comes from the coding sequence GTGAAACAAACATTTGCCCTGGTTGATTGCAACAGCTTTTACGCCTCGTGCGAGAAGGTGTTCAAGCCTTCGCTGGAGGGCAGGCCGGTGATAGTGCTGTCCAACAACGACGGCTGCGTCATCGCCCGGACCGCCGAGGCCAAGGCTTTGGGCATCTCCGGGTTCGAGCCGGTCTTCAAATATCAGGCCATTATCGAGCAGCACGATGTGGCGGTGTTCTCGGCCAATTTCACCCTGTACGGCGACCTCTCCAGCCGGGTGATGGCCACCCTGCGCCAATTCACCCCGGAGATGGAGATCTACTCCATCGACGAAGCCTTTCTGTCGCTGGCCGGGATGAGCATCGACCGGGGAAATTACTGCCGGAACATCCGTAACGTGGTAAAACAGTGGACCGGGATCCCGGTATCCATCGGCATCGGCCCCACCAAGACCCTGGCCAAGCTGGCCAACCGTTTCGCCAAGAAGGACCCCGCCCTTGACGGCGTGCTGGACCTGACGGACCATCCCCGGCTGGACTCCTTTCTGGAAAAGACCGGGGTCAAGGACATCTGGGGGGTGGGCCGGAAGCACTCAAAGTTACTGAACCGTTACGAGATCCAAAACGCCCTGCAACTGCGGGACGCCAACGACAACTGGATCAAGAAACACATGACCGTGACGGGCCTGCGCACGGTGGAGGAACTGAGGGGCCATCCCTGCATCGAGGGGGACGAGGCTCCGCCGCCCAAGCAGTGCATCATGACCTCGCGCTCCTTCGGCCGGGACATTTATTCCAAGGAGGACCTGGAGCAAGCGGCGGCCGAGTTCACCGCCATGTGCGCCGAAAAGCTGAGAAAACAGGGGTCAAAGGCCTCACTGCTGACGGTGTTCATCGCCAGCAACAGCTTTCGGGACGAGCCCCAGTACTCCAACTCCGTTACTTTGAGCCTGCCCGAACCCACCGATTACACCCCCCGCCTGCTGGAGCTGGTCCGCCGGGGCCTTAAGAGCATCTTCAAGCCGGGCTATTCCTACAAGCGGGCCGGGGTGCTGTTGTCAGGGATCGGCCCCGGGGATACCGTCCAGCTGGACCTGCTGGGGTCCTGCCGGGAGAGCCCGGGGGAATACCGGATTATGCAGGCGGTGGACGCCGTCAACGCCAGGACGGGCCGGGGCGCCCTCAAGTACGCCGCCGCCGGCATCGACCGGCCCTGGAAGATGAACCAGAGGAAGCTGTCGCCCCGCTATACCACAAACTGGCCGGACGTTCCGGTGGTGCTGGCCTGA
- a CDS encoding HD domain-containing protein codes for MERVCIRDIRSDNFTGKEVIDFYALRKIELKTKESDGKAYLNLELGDATGRIDGVMWNEAEKAFKEVSQGDVVQIKGLAGRYKDNPQLRVENIRKAGEGEYKLEFFMPGSEKTRPELEAGIRAEMAAIRNPALAKLLKAFFDDPEFLDGFLAAPAAKLWHHAHLGGLAEHTLGVCRLARAALNNYQLLDADLLLTGCLLHDMGKMREFAVTTFIDYSDEGRLVGHVVLGDQMLMERIAKVKDFPKELEKRLRHMILAHHGEKDKGSPVVPSTLEALIVHHCDYMDSHAAAFTRIIKREGLQNKRWSDYVNLIDRYIYLAKSEAQSGGERESELKLF; via the coding sequence ATGGAACGGGTTTGTATCAGGGACATCAGGTCGGACAATTTCACGGGTAAAGAGGTGATAGATTTTTACGCCCTGCGCAAGATAGAGCTGAAGACCAAGGAATCGGACGGCAAGGCCTATCTTAACCTGGAACTGGGCGACGCCACCGGCCGGATCGACGGTGTGATGTGGAATGAGGCCGAAAAGGCTTTCAAGGAAGTATCCCAGGGCGATGTGGTCCAGATCAAGGGCCTGGCCGGGAGATACAAGGACAATCCCCAGCTGCGGGTGGAGAACATCCGCAAGGCCGGAGAGGGCGAGTACAAACTGGAGTTCTTCATGCCCGGGTCCGAGAAGACCAGGCCCGAGCTGGAGGCCGGGATCAGGGCGGAGATGGCCGCGATCAGGAACCCTGCCCTGGCCAAGCTGCTGAAGGCGTTTTTCGACGACCCGGAGTTCCTGGATGGGTTTTTGGCGGCCCCGGCCGCCAAGCTGTGGCACCACGCCCACCTGGGAGGACTGGCCGAGCACACTTTGGGGGTCTGCCGGCTGGCCCGGGCCGCGCTCAACAACTACCAATTATTGGACGCCGACCTGCTTTTGACCGGCTGTCTGCTGCACGACATGGGCAAGATGCGGGAGTTCGCCGTCACCACCTTCATAGACTATTCCGACGAGGGGCGGCTGGTGGGGCACGTGGTGCTGGGCGACCAGATGCTGATGGAGCGGATCGCCAAGGTCAAGGATTTTCCCAAGGAGCTGGAGAAGCGGCTGCGGCATATGATTCTGGCCCACCACGGCGAGAAGGATAAGGGCAGCCCGGTGGTGCCTTCCACCCTGGAGGCGCTGATAGTGCACCACTGCGATTACATGGACTCCCACGCCGCGGCTTTTACCCGGATCATCAAGCGGGAGGGCCTGCAGAACAAGCGCTGGAGCGATTACGTCAATTTGATAGACCGTTATATATACCTGGCCAAGAGCGAGGCCCAGTCCGGCGGGGAACGGGAGAGCGAGCTGAAACTGTTTTAG
- a CDS encoding 4-hydroxy-tetrahydrodipicolinate reductase: MINLIICGAAGRMGQAICEAARDSKDYAITAVVENRGHPLIGKILCEKGPAVVDDLLLVLQTGDVVVDFSTPEATAANAAKAAVMKKPMVIGTTGLDQKHKDMFAEMAKDIPMVVSSNMSIGVNLLYKLAYAAAKKLPKTFDADISETHHRNKKDAPSGTAVKILEEIQRAKGGKPVYQRQNSDQVRGDDEIGIVSLRSGDIVGEHSVIFAGPGEILELSHKAHSRRVFAEGALLAAKFVAKAKPGLYDMQDVLGL, translated from the coding sequence ATGATAAATCTGATAATCTGCGGGGCCGCCGGCCGGATGGGCCAGGCCATCTGCGAGGCGGCCAGGGACTCCAAGGACTATGCCATCACGGCCGTGGTGGAGAACCGGGGGCATCCCTTGATCGGAAAGATCCTGTGCGAAAAGGGACCTGCGGTGGTGGACGACCTGCTGCTGGTATTGCAAACCGGCGACGTGGTCGTAGACTTCAGTACCCCGGAGGCCACTGCGGCCAACGCAGCCAAGGCCGCGGTGATGAAGAAGCCGATGGTGATCGGCACCACCGGTCTGGACCAGAAACACAAGGACATGTTTGCCGAAATGGCCAAGGATATCCCGATGGTGGTTTCCTCCAACATGTCCATCGGGGTGAACCTGCTTTACAAGCTGGCCTACGCCGCGGCCAAGAAACTGCCCAAAACATTTGACGCCGACATCTCCGAGACCCATCACCGCAACAAGAAGGACGCACCCAGCGGCACCGCAGTCAAGATTCTGGAGGAGATCCAAAGGGCCAAGGGAGGCAAGCCGGTTTATCAGCGGCAGAACTCTGACCAGGTCCGCGGGGACGATGAGATCGGCATAGTCTCGCTGAGGTCCGGGGATATAGTGGGCGAACACAGCGTGATCTTTGCCGGACCGGGCGAGATACTGGAACTTTCCCATAAGGCACACAGCCGCCGGGTCTTCGCCGAGGGGGCATTGTTGGCGGCCAAATTTGTAGCTAAAGCCAAACCGGGGCTGTACGACATGCAGGATGTGCTGGGACTTTAA
- a CDS encoding aspartate-semialdehyde dehydrogenase: MTRKKVNIGLVGATGLVGQCILQVLAERRFPAGIIKLWASARSDGKKVQFGRKVCRVNEIDPDEFLGCDLIFFAGTEGEKGASRIFSEAAIRAGAVVIDNGSDYRMDPRVPLVVPEVNPGDAFKHKGLIANPNCSTIQMTVALNLIHRKLGLKRIVVSTYQAVSGAGRAGSNALEEQIQNSKFKIQNSPFSRQIAGNVIPQISDFSELGFSGEEWKMVKETQKIFHDKKLAVNATTVRVPVDTGHSESVYFEIREKAGLGAVEKLLAKTPGVVFSKDSYHTPLEIAGKDEVFVSRLRPDPFDPQAFVMWVAADNLRKGAATNAVQIAELLYKGGKL, from the coding sequence ATGACCCGGAAAAAGGTCAACATAGGGCTGGTGGGTGCCACCGGGCTGGTGGGACAGTGCATCCTTCAGGTCTTGGCCGAGCGCCGGTTCCCGGCCGGGATAATTAAGCTCTGGGCCTCGGCCAGGTCGGACGGGAAAAAAGTACAGTTCGGGCGGAAGGTCTGCCGGGTGAACGAGATCGATCCGGACGAATTTCTTGGATGCGATCTGATCTTTTTTGCCGGCACCGAAGGCGAGAAGGGTGCCAGCCGGATATTTTCTGAAGCCGCCATCAGGGCCGGGGCGGTGGTGATCGACAACGGTTCGGATTACCGGATGGACCCGCGAGTCCCCCTGGTGGTGCCGGAGGTCAATCCCGGAGATGCCTTTAAACACAAGGGTTTGATCGCCAATCCCAACTGCTCCACCATCCAAATGACGGTGGCGCTCAACCTGATCCACCGGAAACTCGGCCTTAAGCGGATAGTGGTCTCCACCTACCAGGCGGTGTCGGGGGCGGGGCGGGCGGGAAGCAATGCTCTCGAAGAGCAAATTCAAAATTCAAAATTCAAAATTCAAAATTCGCCTTTTTCCAGGCAAATAGCCGGGAATGTCATTCCCCAGATATCAGATTTTTCCGAGCTGGGTTTCAGCGGGGAAGAATGGAAGATGGTCAAGGAGACGCAGAAGATATTCCATGACAAGAAGCTGGCCGTCAACGCCACCACGGTGCGGGTCCCAGTGGATACCGGGCACTCGGAGTCGGTTTATTTCGAGATCAGGGAAAAAGCCGGGCTGGGGGCGGTGGAAAAACTGCTGGCCAAAACCCCGGGGGTGGTCTTTTCCAAGGACTCATATCACACTCCGCTGGAGATAGCGGGAAAGGACGAGGTTTTCGTCAGCCGGCTGCGGCCCGATCCCTTTGACCCCCAGGCCTTCGTGATGTGGGTGGCGGCCGACAACCTGCGCAAGGGCGCGGCCACCAATGCAGTACAGATAGCAGAACTTTTGTATAAAGGAGGAAAGCTATGA